From Paenibacillus graminis:
TAGGTGCGGGAGTTAACCCTGCATTTGTGATCCGGAGAACATCTCCTACGGCTATAGATTTGGTAACCGGACTATTCCCTCTGCTGAATGTTAACATTGCGCTTGTATTGTCCCTTAGAACGATCCTGGGCAACGGGACAGTCACCTTGACCGGTGAGTTTGATCTGACAGCAGGCGATGTGATCGGCCTCTTCTATGAGGCGGATGGTTTAACGGTTCCACTTGATCTGGGAAGCACATCCTCTGGCGTGGTCTGGTCAGTCCACAGATTCATTTAATGCATCCTAAGAAGAAACAAATATAAATTACAACCGGAAGGGGCCGACATCCACAGGGTGAAGGCCTCTTCTTTTTTTTCGTGGACCAGCGATCTTCAAACTCTGTAGATTATCGAACTTTTATTATAGATGGCCTTATTTAGCATCCGCCGTTCTCCGGCTACACTTAAAGCATAGAAGAGAGAGACTGCTGAAGAAATCAGGAGGCGTAAGCGATGATCACTCATGAAAAAAGAAACGCGCTGGACACCAGGCAGCATCTGCCAGTGCGGATACATCCGAAAAGAAGCTCCATGCTGGGGCATCTGCTGAAGCATAAGGTGCTGCTGCTGATGCTGCTGCCGGGTGTAGTGTTCCTGCTCATTAACAACTACCTGCCGATGTTCGGGATCATCATTGCCTTCAAAAATATCAACTATGTCGACGGAATTCTCGGAAGCCCTTGGGTAGGGCTGGATAATTTCAAATTCCTGTTCGCCACCTCGGACGCCTGGATCATCACCCGGAACACGGTGCTGTACAATTTCGTGTTTATCATTCTCAATCTGGTGATTGCCGTATCCATTGCGATTGCCCTGAATGAGCTGAAGAATAAGCTGGCCGCGAAATTTTATCAGAGCATTATGTTTTTTCCGTATTTCCTGTCGATGGTGGTGGTGAGCTACCTTGTATTCGCTTTTCTAAATGTTGAATACGGTTTCATTAATAAAGGAATCCTGGCCATGTTCGGGCTGAATGAGCTGAACTGGTACTCGGAGCCGAAATATTGGCCGTTTATACTGCCGCTGATCAACCTCTGGAAAGGGGTAGGGTACGGCTGCGTCATTTATCTTGCGGCAATTATCGGTATTGACAGCGAGTATTATGAAGCAGCGCTAATCGATGGGGCCAGCAAGTGGAAGCAGATTCTCCATATCACGATCCCGCTTATCCGTCCGGTCATCATCATTACAACCATACTTGCCATCGGCGGCATTTTCCGCTCTGACTTCGGACTGTTTTACCAGACCACACTCAACTCCGGGGCGCTCTATCCGACAACGCTGGTTATCGACACCTACGTCTATAATGCCTTAATCAATATGGGCAACCTGGGCATGTCCGCTGCAGCCGGGCTATACCAATCCATCGTCGGCTTCTTCCTTGTCCTAGGCTCGAACTGGATCGTGCGCAAGGTTGACAAGGACCAGGCTGTTTTCTAAAACTTTAAAAAGGGTGCGAGCACCTTTGAAATAGCAATTTAGAAGGAGGATGGAACCAGTGACCAACAATGAAATATCCCGGCCGGCGAATGTTATACTCCATATTATTTTTATCATCCTGGCGATCACCTGCCTGCTGCCCATTGTGCTGGTGTTCATGATTTCGATTACCGACTATGATTCCATTGTGCTGAACGGGTATCAGTTTATCCCGGAGAAGCTAAGTCTGGAGGCGTATGCATATATCTTCAAGGATTATACTGTCATTGCAAAAGCCTACGGCGTATCCATCTTCGTAACCGTTGTCGGCACCCTGCTCAGCGTATTTATCTCTTCCCTGTATGCGTATCCGATCTCGCGGGCTGACTTCAAGTACAGAGGTTTCTTTGCTTTCCTGATTTTCTTCACGATGCTGTTCGGCGGCGGGCTGGTGCCCTGGTACATGGTCTACACCCAGGTGCTCGATCTCAAAAACTCAATATGGGCGCTCATCGTTCCGATGCTGCTGTCCCCGTTCAATGTGCTGATTATGAAGACCTATTTCCAGATGAGTGTGCCGCCTGCACTGATTGAGGCCTCCAAGATTGACGGTGCCGGAGAGCTGCGGACGTTCTTTCAGATTGTGTTCCCGCTGTCGCTGCCGGTATTCGCTACGATCGGCCTGTTCAACACCCTGCATTACTGGAATGACTGGTTTAACAGCATGATCTTCGTCACGGATACGGATCTTTATTCCCTGCAGTACCTGATGTACAAAATGATCTCCCAAGCGGACTACCTGAGCCGCAACGGGGCTTTGATTCAAGGCTCGGCGACCGAGCTGGCCAAACTGCCGGGTGAAACTATCCGCATGGCCATGGCGCTGATCGGCATTGGTCCGATTGTGCTGGCATATCCATTTTTTCAAAGATATTTTATCAAAGGCCTGACGCTGGGCTCCATTAAAGGCTAACCTCGGATTCTACCGATTTAGCATATATTGATTCACCTAGGGGAGGAAAACAAGATATGGCGGGAAAAAAGGGAACGGGTCTACTGCTTTCATTTGTACTGTTGATTGGGCTATCTTTAAGCGGGTGCGGCGGAAATAACAGCAATAATGAGGCGGCCCCGGCTGGGACACAGGCGGACAGCACCGCTGCCCCGGCTGCTTCGGATAAGGCGGCGGCCACCGAAAAAACAAATGAGCTCGAACAGGTGGAGCTGTCGCTGTATCTGCCCGGCGGGCCGGATAAGGATGTGGCCTCCGTCGAGCAGGCGATCAATGAATATCTGAAGGATAAGATTAACGCCACGATCAAGATCAACCAGCTCAGCTGGGATAAACCGGCCGACAAAGTGAATCTGATGATCCAGTCCGGCGAAGTGTTCGACATGGTCTATACCTGGAACTTTATGACCAACGCCGCAAAAGGCGCTTATCTGCCGCTGGAGGAACTGCTGGACACTTATGCCAAGGAGACCAAGGCACAGATCAATCCGGCCTACCTGCAGGCCGCTACCGTCAACGGACATTTGTATGCGATTCCAACTGAGAAGGAGCTGGGCCAGTCGGTAGGTTTTGCTTTTGACAAAGCGATTGTCGACAAGTATGGGTTCGATGTCAACAGCATCAAGAAGCTCGAGGATATTGAACCGATGCTGAAGACGATTAAGGAGAAGGAGCCTGCTATCACCCCGCTGTTCATGAACCACACCGACAGCCTGAACTGGTTCACCGTGTACCCGGACAGCGAGGACCTCGATGGCAGCAATGAAATTCCGACACTGCTCGATTATAAGACGATGAAGGTTTTTAACGAATATGACACCCCGGACATTCTGGCTCGTCTGAAACTGATCCGGGAATGGTACAAAGCCGGTTATATCAACAAGAACGGGGCCACCGACAAAACCGAGCTGAAGGATGCGGTAAAAAGCGGCAAGGCCTGGTTCACTTATGGCAATATGAATCCAACCTCTACCAATGACTGGTCCCGTCTCGCCGAGAAGCCGATGGTCATCAAAACTCTTTTGCCGGTACAGGTCAGCACCAAAAGCCTGCAGGGCTCAATGCTCGCCATCTCCAGAACTTCCAAAAACCCAGAGCGGGCCATGATGTTCATGAACCTGATTCATACCGATCCGGTCCTGTATAACCTGTTAACCTTCGGCATTGAAGGCAAGCATTATAAGAAAGTAGGCGACAATACGGTTGAATTTATCCCGGACAGCGGCTATAACTCCGTATCTTCGTGGATGATCGGGAATGTGCTGCTGAACTATCTGAACAAGGACGAAGACCCGAAACGGGTACAGCTCTATACCGACTGGAACAAAAACTCCAAGGTGTCCCCGGTGATCGGCTTTGTGTTTGACTCGACCAAGGTGCAGTCGCAGATCGGCGCGCTGATCAACATTACGAAGCAGTATAAGAATACCCTGTACTCCGGGGAAAAAGACCCTGAGCCCATCCTGAAGGAAATGAACAGCAAGCTGAAGGCTGCTGGACTGGATGCCGTCATAAGCGAAATTCAGTCGCAAATGGATGCGTTTTTGGCCGCCAAATAAGATGTTGAATGATTAGCAGACCCAATATCCGGTACAGTTCGGCCGCCTCCCTGATTCTTACTTCAGCTTGCTGCGGCCGCTTGCCTGGGTATCGGGTATTCCTATTCGCCGAATTAGCAATTGGGGGCCCTGTTTCTATTCTAATAGAAGAGGGTGTTAATGTGCGAATGATTAAAAAAACAGCTGTACTGCTTACCCTGTTATGTGTGCTGATGACGGTTCTGATGCCGGGCGGGCGCATAGTATCCGCTGATCCTCCAAGTAAGTCGGGAGTGGGCCGGGAGATCTCAAAGACCGCGAAATCCGAAGACTTGGTTACCCCTCCGGATTTCGAAGCCCCGCTTCCGTTGACCGCTACAACCGCCACCTGTGAGTGTGAGCCTTCGGGCTTGCTGTGGCAG
This genomic window contains:
- a CDS encoding ABC transporter permease; translated protein: MITHEKRNALDTRQHLPVRIHPKRSSMLGHLLKHKVLLLMLLPGVVFLLINNYLPMFGIIIAFKNINYVDGILGSPWVGLDNFKFLFATSDAWIITRNTVLYNFVFIILNLVIAVSIAIALNELKNKLAAKFYQSIMFFPYFLSMVVVSYLVFAFLNVEYGFINKGILAMFGLNELNWYSEPKYWPFILPLINLWKGVGYGCVIYLAAIIGIDSEYYEAALIDGASKWKQILHITIPLIRPVIIITTILAIGGIFRSDFGLFYQTTLNSGALYPTTLVIDTYVYNALINMGNLGMSAAAGLYQSIVGFFLVLGSNWIVRKVDKDQAVF
- a CDS encoding carbohydrate ABC transporter permease produces the protein MEPVTNNEISRPANVILHIIFIILAITCLLPIVLVFMISITDYDSIVLNGYQFIPEKLSLEAYAYIFKDYTVIAKAYGVSIFVTVVGTLLSVFISSLYAYPISRADFKYRGFFAFLIFFTMLFGGGLVPWYMVYTQVLDLKNSIWALIVPMLLSPFNVLIMKTYFQMSVPPALIEASKIDGAGELRTFFQIVFPLSLPVFATIGLFNTLHYWNDWFNSMIFVTDTDLYSLQYLMYKMISQADYLSRNGALIQGSATELAKLPGETIRMAMALIGIGPIVLAYPFFQRYFIKGLTLGSIKG
- a CDS encoding ABC transporter substrate-binding protein, with the translated sequence MAGKKGTGLLLSFVLLIGLSLSGCGGNNSNNEAAPAGTQADSTAAPAASDKAAATEKTNELEQVELSLYLPGGPDKDVASVEQAINEYLKDKINATIKINQLSWDKPADKVNLMIQSGEVFDMVYTWNFMTNAAKGAYLPLEELLDTYAKETKAQINPAYLQAATVNGHLYAIPTEKELGQSVGFAFDKAIVDKYGFDVNSIKKLEDIEPMLKTIKEKEPAITPLFMNHTDSLNWFTVYPDSEDLDGSNEIPTLLDYKTMKVFNEYDTPDILARLKLIREWYKAGYINKNGATDKTELKDAVKSGKAWFTYGNMNPTSTNDWSRLAEKPMVIKTLLPVQVSTKSLQGSMLAISRTSKNPERAMMFMNLIHTDPVLYNLLTFGIEGKHYKKVGDNTVEFIPDSGYNSVSSWMIGNVLLNYLNKDEDPKRVQLYTDWNKNSKVSPVIGFVFDSTKVQSQIGALINITKQYKNTLYSGEKDPEPILKEMNSKLKAAGLDAVISEIQSQMDAFLAAK